A single Deinococcus roseus DNA region contains:
- a CDS encoding type II toxin-antitoxin system PemK/MazF family toxin: MKVIRRGDVFLVNFRPAREDEASDVRPAVVVTNNLANQEGTTIVVVPITSNTEKVYPFQVHLPVERSGLNQDSKIQVEQLRSISVSRLGKRLSHLPEDLMEELNRKIKLHLALI, from the coding sequence AGGTCATCCGTCGTGGAGACGTCTTCCTGGTGAACTTCAGACCTGCCCGGGAAGATGAGGCCAGTGATGTGCGCCCAGCCGTGGTGGTCACCAACAACCTTGCCAATCAAGAAGGGACCACCATCGTGGTGGTGCCCATCACCAGCAACACCGAGAAGGTCTACCCCTTCCAGGTGCATTTGCCGGTGGAGCGGAGTGGTTTGAATCAGGACTCCAAAATCCAGGTGGAACAGTTGCGCAGCATCAGTGTCAGTCGGCTGGGCAAGCGTCTGTCCCACCTGCCTGAGGACCTGATGGAAGAACTGAACCGGAAGATCAAGTTGCATCTGGCCCTGATCTGA
- a CDS encoding ATP-binding protein → MQLPIGIQDFQKLREGNYVYVDKTQHMLPFVQGGYYFLSRPRRFGKSLTISTLKALFEGKKHLFEGLWIHNQHDFEPHPVLHLNLPGVESRELPLSVGLTLYFQEQAARFGLTISDRSARLAFRDLILGLSKGGKVVLLVDEYDKPLVDFLDDPEKLAEHQDLLKSVYGTIKELDEHLHLVILTGVSKFGKLSLFSDLNNLYDASLDPRFAELCGYTREELERDFAEHHGQAQERLNMPSETYWETVKRWYNGYSWGQHSAVYCPFSMLVFLQNPVFKPYWYETGTPTFLMKLVRKQGYTPFQLEHLRAGEQVVSTSSVEHLDPISIMFQTGYLTLKEIQPSIYGTSYTLGFPNEEVRVAFAQNLLQEYTDHQDSQAGLLGVTLRDALLHQNWEGFFEGVNATLAGVPYEIFPRKEAFFNSLMHLMLVSTGLPTLSQVQTSKGRMDTVIELSNQVFIFEFKLDGTAQEALEQIRGAGYGEKYLGKQVLMLGVNFDSASKSVSEWTSDVINSSG, encoded by the coding sequence ATGCAGCTTCCGATTGGCATTCAGGATTTCCAGAAACTCAGGGAGGGGAACTACGTGTATGTGGACAAAACACAGCACATGTTGCCCTTCGTTCAGGGGGGATACTATTTTCTCTCTCGTCCCAGACGTTTTGGAAAGTCTCTGACCATCAGCACCCTGAAGGCGCTGTTCGAAGGCAAGAAGCACCTGTTCGAAGGCTTATGGATTCACAACCAGCATGATTTTGAGCCACATCCCGTGCTCCACCTGAACCTCCCCGGAGTGGAATCGCGGGAACTTCCTCTGAGCGTGGGTTTAACGCTTTACTTTCAGGAGCAGGCCGCACGTTTTGGGCTGACCATCAGTGACCGCTCGGCCAGATTGGCCTTTCGGGACCTGATCCTGGGGCTCTCCAAAGGGGGGAAGGTGGTGTTGCTCGTTGATGAGTACGATAAACCGCTGGTGGATTTTCTGGACGATCCAGAAAAGCTGGCCGAGCATCAGGACCTGCTGAAAAGTGTGTATGGAACCATCAAAGAACTGGATGAGCACTTGCATCTGGTGATCCTGACGGGGGTCTCAAAATTTGGGAAACTGAGCCTGTTCAGTGACCTCAACAACCTCTATGACGCTTCCCTGGACCCCAGGTTTGCAGAACTCTGTGGCTATACCCGTGAAGAACTCGAGCGGGATTTTGCTGAACATCATGGACAGGCCCAGGAACGCTTGAACATGCCCTCAGAGACCTACTGGGAAACAGTGAAACGCTGGTACAATGGCTACTCCTGGGGGCAGCATTCTGCTGTCTATTGCCCGTTCAGCATGCTGGTTTTTTTGCAGAACCCGGTCTTCAAGCCGTACTGGTACGAAACGGGAACCCCCACCTTTTTGATGAAACTGGTCCGAAAGCAAGGTTACACCCCCTTTCAACTGGAGCACCTCCGGGCTGGAGAGCAGGTGGTCAGCACCTCCAGTGTGGAACACCTGGATCCCATCTCGATCATGTTCCAGACGGGATATTTGACCCTCAAAGAGATTCAGCCCTCCATTTATGGCACCAGTTACACCCTGGGCTTTCCCAATGAGGAAGTCCGGGTGGCTTTTGCCCAGAACCTGCTCCAGGAATACACAGATCACCAGGACAGTCAGGCAGGGTTGCTGGGAGTCACTTTAAGGGATGCCCTGCTGCATCAGAACTGGGAGGGCTTTTTTGAGGGAGTGAATGCCACCCTGGCCGGAGTGCCTTACGAAATCTTTCCCCGGAAAGAAGCCTTTTTCAATTCTCTGATGCACCTGATGCTGGTGTCCACTGGCCTGCCCACCCTCAGCCAGGTGCAAACCAGCAAAGGCCGCATGGACACGGTGATTGAACTGTCGAATCAAGTCTTCATCTTCGAATTCAAGTTGGACGGCACAGCTCAGGAGGCCCTGGAGCAGATCAGAGGGGCTGGCTATGGAGAAAAGTACCTGGGGAAACAGGTGCTGATGCTGGGGGTCAATTTTGACTCTGCCAGCAAAAGTGTGTCTGAGTGGACATCGGACGTGATCAACTCCAGTGGTTGA